From the Acidimicrobiia bacterium genome, the window ACGCCGGACGGGTTCGCGGCATCCGTGGCGTACAGCTACGACGGGCAGGCATGGACGTGGTCGAGCGAGTACTCCGTCGACTCCAACCGGCTCGTGATCCGCCACTACAACGAGGGACCGGGTTGTCCCCGCTACCTGGGCGTCGAGGCGGTGCTCGAGCGGATCACAGCGTCGTGACCTCGACTACAGTTGGGCCGGACATGAATTACTCGACGACCGACGCGTACTGCTGCTGTTGTTGTTGCGCCGCGCCGCGCGGGAGACTCGACTGCTGATCGACCGAACAACCCAGCACCGAACCACCACCCGCCCGGCCCCGCCGAGGCGGGTTTTTCGTGGTGGCGACGACGACAGGAGCACGACATTGACGGCCAACCTCACAGAACGCTTGGGTACCGACCGACTGGCGCGCCGCTACATGGATGTGCGCGATCTCCTTCCGGACGTCGACAATCCCACGCCCCTCGTGAGGGTGAACCACGTCGCCTCCGCCATCGACCTCTATCTGAAGCTCGAGTGGCTCAATCCCTTCGGTTCTGTCAAGGACAGGACGGCGGCATACCTCCTCGAGGACCTGAAGCGTGCCGACCGTCTGGCCGGTCGCGAGCTCGTCGAAGCATCATCCGGCAACACCGCCATCGCCCTGGCTGCCCTGGCGGCTCTCGAGGGAACGAGGCTCACGGTGACCATCCCCGACGGAGTCCCCGAGGAGAAGAAGCTGATCCTGAGGATGCTCGGCGCCGAGGTGTGGTCGACCCCCGACGACCTGTGCCCGGTCGACCTCCCGAAGGACGGGGCGATCGCCCTCGCTCGCTCGCTCGCCGCCTCGGGCGAACGCTATGTCATGCCGGACCAGTACGACAACCCCGAGAACGTCCGAGCCCACTACGAGACCACCGGCCCTGAGATCTGGCGCCAGACGGAGGGTGGAGTGAGGACATTCATCGCCGGTTTCGGGACGTGCGGGACGATCTCAGGTGTCGGCCGCTACCTGAAGGAGCAGGATCCCGGCGTTCGCATCGTCGCCGTCGAGCCCCAAAAGGGTCACCGCCTCCCCGGATTGAAGAGCTTCGCCGAGGCGAAGGAGCCGGCGATCCTCGACCGTACCGTCATCGACGACGTCATCACCGTCGAGGACGAGCCCGCCTATGCCACGACGCTGCGACTTTGGCGCGAGGACGCCCTCATGGTCGGCCCGTCGACGGGAGCGCTCGTCCACGCCGCCAACGTGATCGCGCCGGAAGGCGTCACCGTGGCCATCTCACCCGATTCGGGCACCAAGTACACGAGCTACTTCGCCGGCTTGCTCGGCGACGAAGGACTCCCACGGATCTGATCGAGAAGGAGAAGCAGATGACCCAACAGACGACATACACGGACCGGGTGACCGAGACCCTCGATTGCACCGGGCTGCTCTGCCCTTTGCCTGTCTACAAGGCATCCCTGGCGCTGCAGCAGCTCGCCGGCGGTCAGGTGCTCGAGCTCGTGTGCACCGACCCGGGGTCGCTCGAAGACATCCCGGCACTCGCCAGGCAACGAGGCGACACCCTGCTCGGTTTCGAGAGGCGGCCTGACACCCAGGTCTTCTGGATCGAGAAAGGGCCGTCGGCATGACCGCGGCGAGGACCCTTCCCGACACCGCCCCGGCGGCCGTCGAGGCACCGAAGCGCAAGCGGCTCGCCCTGGTGGCATCGAAGGGCACGCTCGATCAGGCATATCCACCACTCATACTGGCGACGACGGCGGCGAGCCTCGGATGGGAGGTGGGGATCTACTTCACCTTCTACGGCCTCGACATCCTTCACAAGGACCGGTTCGAGAAGCTCAAGGTCGCCTCGCTCGCCAACCCGGCGGGCCCGATCCAGCTCCCGAACATCCTGGGCGCCGTCCCCGGCGCAACCAAGGCTGCCACCAGCATCATGAAGAAATGGATGCGCGACGCCAGGATGCCGGACGTCACCGAGTTCATCGACATGGCGCGCGGGCTCGACGTGACCTTCTTCGCGTGCTCGACGACCATGGGGGTGATGGGCGTTGAGGAGAAGGACCTGATCGAAGGGTGCGACATCGCCGGCGCGGCGGCGTTCCTCGACTTCGCGGCGGACGCCGACGTCCAACTGTTCATCTGACGCAGGAACCGGTGACCGACTCACCGAGGGGTCAGGTGCACGCTCGTGCGTGCATCAGCTTCCCGGGGCGTCCTCGAGCACCGGCTGGGCATACGTGAACCGAGCGGTGTCTTCGTCGTAGTCGACGATGGAGGGCACGTACGCCGCTCGCTGGCGCCCGCAGCCGGCACCGACCGCATGGGCTGCGATCTCGTCGGCGTAGCGCTCGACGAAGCCTGCCACGAGCGCCCGCTCCCCAGCCCCGAGCCCGCAGCGGTTGGCGTCCGTGACCCGCAGGGTCCACGCCGACACTTCCTCGAGGTCTGTGAGATCGCCCCGACCCATGACGATGGCGGCGAGCCGCGAGGTGATCGCCTCGGTGCCGAGCTTGCAAGAAGGACACTGGCCACACGAGCCCCTGTAGAGGAACGCCGAGGCGGCGACGACGACGCGCAGGGGACACATGGTCTCGTCGAAGACCGTGAAGCCGGCGGAGCCGATGCCCGAGCCAATCGCCCGCATCCCCTCCATCGAAAGCGCCGCATCCAGCTCCGCCTCGCGCAGCGGCGCGTTCGACACGCCGTTGAGGGTGATCGCCGCCCGACCTCCTGCCCGAACGCCGCCGCCGACCTGCTCGATGACGGTGCGCAACGGAGTCCCCAGCTCGATCTCGGCGACCCCTTCGACCTCGACGTCGCCGCCGATCGTGCACACCACGGTTCCGGGTGACTGCTCGGTGCCGATGCCTCGGTGCCACTCCGCCCCGCGCTCCAGGATCGCCGGCACGTTGGCGAGGGTCTCGACGTTGTTGACGACGACGGGCTGGGCCGGGCCCCCGCGCTCCTCGAAGAGCCCCTGCACATACGGCGGGTAGAGCCTTGGGAGCGGGTCCCTGCCCTCGATGACCTCCAGCATGCCCTTCTCCTCGCCGAACAGGTAGTCGTCGGGCCCCTCGACGACCACCACCTCGATCCCGCCGAGCCTGTCGGCCTCCGACAGCTCGAGGGCGGCCGCCTCGACTCGGCGCGCCTCGACGAAGAACTTCTCCTTGATACAGAGGAAGGCGCGGTCGGCCCCCGTGGCGAAAGCGGCCACCGCCAGTCCCTCGACGACCTGATGGGGGTTCCTGCGCAGGATCATCCTGTCCTTGAACGTCCCCGGCTCGCCTTCGGCAGCGTTGCATGCGACAAAGCGCGTCGCAGCACCGGAGGCGGCCAGTCCCGCCCACTTCACGCCGGTCGGAAACCCTGCGCCGCCACGTCCACGCAAGCCGGACCGACGGATCTCGGCGATGACACCGTCAGGACCGAGGCGGTGCGCTTCAGTCATCGCGGCCGAATCACGCCACGCCTCGTAACCGCCGAGGTCGGTGATGGGCTCCGGAGGGAGGATGTGGGCCACGGAACGAGCCTAGGTGCTGGACGACGGGTCACTGGAGTGACTCGGGAGACGACCCTGACTGCTCGGACGGTACGAGGTCTCCGCACCGCTCCCCCCAGACACCTCGGAGCCGGCGCGCCAAACCCCGGTCGAGCGGACTACGAACAACCGGCATGGAAGCGGTCACCCGGCCAGGGCGCTCCACTCTCGCGGCAGCAGTGCGACGGCGCATTAGCCTGCCCGTCGGGTGGGAGACCATGGAACGAACGTCGAGCTCTCGAGCCTGCTCGCACGGGTCGCAGCCGGCGATCGCGGCGCGTTCGACGAGCTGTACGAGCGGGTGTCTGCGATCGTCTACGGTCTGGCGAGGCGAGTGGTCGTCGACCGGTCGATCGCTTCCGAGGTCGCCCAGGAGGTGCTGCTCGAGGTGTGGAGGACCGCCGACCGCTTTGACCCGGCCCGCGGAACGGCGACTGCG encodes:
- a CDS encoding DsrE/DsrF/DrsH-like family protein gives rise to the protein MTAARTLPDTAPAAVEAPKRKRLALVASKGTLDQAYPPLILATTAASLGWEVGIYFTFYGLDILHKDRFEKLKVASLANPAGPIQLPNILGAVPGATKAATSIMKKWMRDARMPDVTEFIDMARGLDVTFFACSTTMGVMGVEEKDLIEGCDIAGAAAFLDFAADADVQLFI
- a CDS encoding cysteine synthase family protein yields the protein MTANLTERLGTDRLARRYMDVRDLLPDVDNPTPLVRVNHVASAIDLYLKLEWLNPFGSVKDRTAAYLLEDLKRADRLAGRELVEASSGNTAIALAALAALEGTRLTVTIPDGVPEEKKLILRMLGAEVWSTPDDLCPVDLPKDGAIALARSLAASGERYVMPDQYDNPENVRAHYETTGPEIWRQTEGGVRTFIAGFGTCGTISGVGRYLKEQDPGVRIVAVEPQKGHRLPGLKSFAEAKEPAILDRTVIDDVITVEDEPAYATTLRLWREDALMVGPSTGALVHAANVIAPEGVTVAISPDSGTKYTSYFAGLLGDEGLPRI
- a CDS encoding sulfurtransferase TusA family protein, which encodes MTQQTTYTDRVTETLDCTGLLCPLPVYKASLALQQLAGGQVLELVCTDPGSLEDIPALARQRGDTLLGFERRPDTQVFWIEKGPSA
- a CDS encoding NADH-ubiquinone oxidoreductase-F iron-sulfur binding region domain-containing protein, with translation MAHILPPEPITDLGGYEAWRDSAAMTEAHRLGPDGVIAEIRRSGLRGRGGAGFPTGVKWAGLAASGAATRFVACNAAEGEPGTFKDRMILRRNPHQVVEGLAVAAFATGADRAFLCIKEKFFVEARRVEAAALELSEADRLGGIEVVVVEGPDDYLFGEEKGMLEVIEGRDPLPRLYPPYVQGLFEERGGPAQPVVVNNVETLANVPAILERGAEWHRGIGTEQSPGTVVCTIGGDVEVEGVAEIELGTPLRTVIEQVGGGVRAGGRAAITLNGVSNAPLREAELDAALSMEGMRAIGSGIGSAGFTVFDETMCPLRVVVAASAFLYRGSCGQCPSCKLGTEAITSRLAAIVMGRGDLTDLEEVSAWTLRVTDANRCGLGAGERALVAGFVERYADEIAAHAVGAGCGRQRAAYVPSIVDYDEDTARFTYAQPVLEDAPGS